Proteins co-encoded in one Marinobacter qingdaonensis genomic window:
- a CDS encoding enoyl-CoA hydratase/isomerase family protein, with product MIDIQQSGAVLQLTINRPEKKNALTRDMYQSLAAEVTRANGDESIHAIVLSGVGGVFTAGNDLDDFRARATDANPKPSAGLAFIEALMNCDTPVIVAVEGLAIGIGTTLLLHCDSVITGRSATFKTAFVDLGLVPEAASTVTMPLHLGSRRAADLLLFGEVLSGEQARDCGLASKAVADGDALTEALAQAERLAGKPREALRASKRLIRAPWRAQVEQALEREREVFSARLRSEDCQSALDRLARR from the coding sequence ATGATTGATATTCAGCAGTCTGGCGCGGTGTTGCAGCTGACCATCAACCGGCCCGAGAAAAAGAACGCCCTGACCCGTGACATGTACCAGAGCCTGGCCGCGGAAGTGACCCGGGCCAACGGCGACGAGTCGATACACGCCATTGTCCTGAGTGGGGTTGGCGGTGTCTTTACCGCCGGCAACGACCTGGACGATTTCCGGGCCCGGGCCACCGACGCCAACCCGAAACCGTCCGCCGGCCTGGCTTTTATTGAGGCGCTGATGAACTGCGACACCCCGGTCATTGTCGCGGTGGAGGGCCTGGCCATCGGTATTGGCACCACCCTGCTGCTGCACTGTGACTCGGTGATCACCGGTCGCAGTGCGACCTTCAAGACCGCATTCGTGGATCTGGGACTGGTGCCGGAGGCGGCCTCGACTGTGACCATGCCGCTGCACCTGGGCAGCCGGCGGGCGGCCGATCTGTTGCTGTTTGGGGAGGTGCTGAGCGGCGAGCAGGCCCGGGACTGTGGCCTGGCAAGCAAGGCGGTGGCTGACGGCGACGCCCTGACCGAGGCCCTGGCCCAGGCCGAGCGGCTGGCGGGCAAGCCCCGGGAGGCGTTGCGCGCCAGCAAGCGGTTGATTCGCGCGCCCTGGCGGGCGCAGGTGGAGCAGGCCCTGGAGCGGGAGCGGGAGGTGTTCTCCGCCCGGCTCCGCTCCGAGGACTGTCAGTCCGCGCTGGACCGGCTGGCCCGGCGCTGA
- the dctP gene encoding TRAP transporter substrate-binding protein DctP, giving the protein MNLFANARKSLTVYASALALGVSAAMSAAPVAAQDTVTWKVQSHWPGSSSSYTDSLVRLQRVLDERTDGRLQLKLYEAGALFKAKETFNAVSRGILEMGTISPAYAQDKVSLAGIASGLPFAFRNVWEAAYFHQNMGFEQMLRDEAAEHGVYWATDKVYPTEMVVKEPINTWDDFTSLKIRSSGALQTFLTEAGAAASYIPGSELYSALDSGIVDGAHWGASQGASSMGLYEVAKHHVQPALNIAGTDVIIVSQKALNKLPEDMQKIVKDALAEQFWVRTNEYQYKERITLAKAIAEQGVQVNVLPDEVQDKLVQTAQKMWDEEAKRGDNAKKALAMLKDYLAELGYL; this is encoded by the coding sequence ATGAACCTGTTCGCGAACGCACGCAAGTCTCTGACCGTCTACGCCTCGGCCCTGGCCCTGGGTGTCTCCGCGGCCATGAGCGCGGCTCCGGTCGCCGCCCAGGACACCGTCACCTGGAAAGTACAGTCACACTGGCCCGGCTCCAGCAGCTCCTACACCGACAGCCTGGTGCGCCTGCAGCGGGTTCTGGATGAGCGCACCGATGGTCGTCTGCAACTGAAGCTGTACGAGGCCGGCGCCCTGTTCAAGGCCAAGGAAACCTTCAACGCGGTCAGCCGCGGCATCCTGGAAATGGGCACCATCTCCCCCGCCTACGCCCAGGACAAGGTGTCCCTGGCCGGTATCGCTTCCGGCCTGCCGTTCGCCTTCCGCAACGTCTGGGAAGCAGCCTACTTCCACCAGAACATGGGCTTTGAGCAGATGCTCCGGGATGAGGCCGCCGAGCATGGCGTCTACTGGGCCACCGACAAGGTCTATCCGACCGAGATGGTGGTCAAGGAGCCGATCAACACCTGGGACGACTTCACCAGCCTGAAGATCCGCTCCTCCGGCGCCCTGCAGACCTTCCTGACCGAGGCCGGTGCGGCCGCCTCCTACATCCCGGGCAGCGAACTCTACTCGGCCCTGGACTCCGGCATTGTCGACGGTGCCCACTGGGGTGCGTCCCAGGGTGCCTCCAGCATGGGTCTGTATGAAGTGGCCAAGCACCATGTCCAGCCGGCGCTGAACATCGCCGGTACCGACGTCATCATCGTCAGCCAGAAGGCGCTGAACAAGCTGCCCGAGGACATGCAGAAGATCGTCAAGGACGCCCTGGCCGAGCAGTTCTGGGTCCGCACCAACGAATACCAGTACAAGGAGCGCATCACCCTGGCCAAGGCCATCGCCGAGCAGGGCGTGCAGGTCAACGTGCTGCCGGACGAGGTCCAGGACAAGCTGGTGCAGACCGCCCAGAAAATGTGGGATGAGGAAGCCAAGCGCGGCGACAACGCCAAGAAGGCGCTGGCGATGCTGAAAGACTACCTGGCGGAACTGGGCTACCTCTAA
- a CDS encoding TRAP transporter small permease subunit yields MSVLTAFMRGVTRLNDFVGRWIALLIFAMFAFLLLEVGFRYLLNAPTVWTNELTQMLFGIYAVMSGGYIMAHRGHVNVDLLQARLAPRKRAVLDMFTSVVFFIFTLALLWFGIDMASESISGWETSYSAWNPWIWPVKLAIPVGTGLLVLQGLVKLLEDIAVAFNLDYYTPEATESEGEQL; encoded by the coding sequence ATGAGTGTGCTGACCGCATTCATGAGAGGGGTTACCCGTCTCAACGACTTTGTCGGGCGCTGGATAGCCCTGCTCATTTTTGCGATGTTCGCGTTCCTGCTGCTGGAAGTGGGTTTCCGTTACCTGCTGAACGCCCCCACCGTGTGGACCAACGAGCTGACCCAGATGCTGTTCGGCATCTACGCGGTGATGTCCGGCGGCTACATCATGGCGCACCGGGGCCACGTCAACGTCGACCTGCTGCAGGCCCGGCTGGCGCCGCGCAAGCGCGCCGTGCTCGATATGTTCACCTCGGTGGTGTTCTTCATCTTTACCCTGGCGCTGCTGTGGTTCGGCATCGACATGGCGAGCGAATCCATCTCCGGCTGGGAAACGTCCTACTCGGCCTGGAACCCGTGGATCTGGCCGGTCAAGCTGGCCATCCCCGTGGGCACGGGCCTGCTGGTCCTGCAGGGACTGGTCAAACTGCTGGAGGACATCGCGGTGGCCTTCAACCTGGATTACTACACCCCTGAAGCGACGGAGTCGGAAGGAGAGCAGTTGTGA
- a CDS encoding TRAP transporter large permease has protein sequence MSIEALTLLFFGALLFFLILGLPLAFVLGGVSVVFLYFTWGFDSFYMVASQIWGTMGSFTLVAIPLFVFMAMVLERTGVARDLYRMMHLWCGGLRGGLALGTLGICAVFAAMVGISGAAVVAMGTIALPSMLERGYDKNMALGVINTGGGWGILIPPSILMILYALITGVSVGKMFAAGIMPGVLLMVLTAIYILVRSHLQPELAPALPKEERASWSEKFRALRAVLLPIGVVVMVLGSIIGGITTPTEAAAMGVLGALISAAVYRQFKWSVLQEAAIRTFKLTGMIMWILFAAHAFSAAYQSMGAQELIESMMAMIPGGPWGIIIAMMVIVFLLAMVLDPVGIMLITLPVFMPIVESLGFDPIWFGILFVINMEIGYMTPPFGFNLFYLKGIVPPGITMGDIYRSIIPFVLVEIVGLGLIMVFPEIATWLPDLFF, from the coding sequence GTGAGTATCGAAGCCCTGACCCTGCTGTTCTTCGGCGCCCTGCTGTTCTTCCTGATACTGGGCCTGCCCCTAGCCTTTGTCCTGGGCGGCGTCTCGGTGGTGTTCCTGTATTTCACCTGGGGCTTTGACTCCTTCTACATGGTGGCCTCGCAAATCTGGGGCACCATGGGCAGCTTCACCCTGGTGGCCATTCCGCTGTTCGTGTTCATGGCCATGGTGCTGGAGCGCACCGGCGTGGCCCGGGATCTGTACCGGATGATGCACCTGTGGTGTGGCGGCCTGCGCGGCGGCCTGGCCCTGGGCACCCTGGGGATCTGTGCGGTGTTCGCCGCCATGGTCGGCATCAGTGGCGCCGCGGTGGTGGCCATGGGCACCATCGCCCTGCCGTCGATGCTCGAGCGCGGTTACGACAAGAACATGGCCCTGGGCGTGATCAACACCGGCGGTGGCTGGGGTATCCTGATCCCGCCCAGCATCCTGATGATCCTGTACGCCCTGATCACCGGGGTGTCGGTGGGCAAGATGTTCGCCGCCGGCATCATGCCGGGCGTGCTGCTGATGGTGCTGACCGCGATTTACATCCTGGTACGCAGCCACCTGCAGCCGGAACTGGCGCCGGCGTTGCCGAAAGAGGAGCGCGCCAGCTGGTCCGAGAAATTCCGGGCCCTGCGGGCGGTGCTGCTGCCGATCGGCGTGGTGGTCATGGTGCTGGGCTCCATCATTGGCGGCATCACCACCCCGACCGAAGCCGCCGCCATGGGCGTGCTGGGTGCGCTGATTTCCGCCGCCGTGTACCGGCAGTTCAAGTGGAGTGTGCTGCAGGAAGCCGCCATCCGCACCTTCAAGCTGACCGGCATGATCATGTGGATCCTGTTTGCCGCCCACGCTTTCAGTGCCGCCTACCAGAGCATGGGCGCCCAGGAACTGATCGAGAGTATGATGGCGATGATTCCGGGCGGGCCCTGGGGCATCATCATCGCCATGATGGTGATCGTGTTCCTGCTGGCCATGGTGCTCGACCCGGTCGGCATCATGCTGATCACCCTGCCGGTGTTCATGCCCATCGTGGAGAGCCTCGGCTTCGATCCGATCTGGTTCGGTATCCTGTTCGTGATCAACATGGAAATCGGCTACATGACGCCGCCGTTCGGCTTCAACCTGTTCTACCTGAAAGGGATCGTGCCGCCGGGCATCACTATGGGCGACATCTACCGCTCGATCATCCCCTTTGTCCTGGTCGAGATCGTCGGGCTGGGGCTGATCATGGTGTTCCCGGAAATCGCCACCTGGCTGCCGGACCTGTTCTTCTAA
- a CDS encoding sodium-dependent transporter, giving the protein MTQSTSASDNGTGAARGLWSSRMAFILAAAGSAVGLGNIWKFPYVTGENGGGAFVLVYLLCIAIIGIPIMMSEVFLGRNGRHNPITSMRLVAERNLRSPLWRISAVVGMIAAFVILSFYSVIGGWSASYIGHAAMGDFSGGTAESIGELFGGLLSSPGQLLIWHTIFMGLVVLVVSRGLKGGLERVATILMPALFILLLLAVGYAATTGHFGEAVSFLFTPDFGALSISGVLIALGHAFFTLSLGMAIMMAYGSYLGRDVSIARTAVSVAIMDTVVALLAGLAIFPVVFANGLEAGAGPGLIFQTLPLAFGNMPMGTLFGTLFFVLLLFAAWTSGISLLEPVVEWVEEKTSLARTGSAILVGLLCWLLGITSILSLNLWADVAPLGMFERFEGKTIFDLLDFFTANIMLPLSGLLTAIFVGWFVAKESLKLDLALDGGAFSLWYGLIRFVTPVAVIIVFAYNLFG; this is encoded by the coding sequence ATGACTCAGTCCACTTCGGCTTCGGACAACGGCACAGGAGCGGCTCGCGGGCTCTGGTCGTCCCGCATGGCCTTCATCCTGGCGGCCGCCGGCTCCGCCGTTGGTCTCGGCAATATCTGGAAGTTCCCCTACGTCACCGGTGAAAACGGCGGTGGCGCCTTCGTACTGGTGTATCTGCTGTGCATCGCGATCATCGGTATTCCGATCATGATGTCGGAAGTGTTCCTGGGCCGGAATGGCCGCCACAACCCGATCACCAGCATGCGCCTGGTGGCCGAGCGCAACCTGCGTTCGCCGCTGTGGCGGATCTCGGCGGTGGTCGGCATGATCGCCGCCTTCGTGATCCTGTCGTTCTACTCGGTCATCGGCGGCTGGTCGGCGTCCTACATCGGCCACGCCGCCATGGGCGACTTCAGCGGCGGCACCGCCGAGTCCATCGGCGAGCTGTTCGGTGGCCTGCTGTCGAGCCCGGGCCAGCTGCTGATCTGGCACACCATCTTCATGGGGCTGGTGGTGCTGGTGGTGTCCCGCGGCCTGAAGGGCGGTCTGGAGCGGGTGGCGACCATCCTCATGCCGGCGCTGTTCATCCTGCTGCTGCTGGCGGTGGGTTACGCCGCCACCACCGGGCATTTTGGTGAGGCGGTGAGCTTCCTGTTCACGCCGGATTTCGGCGCCCTGTCCATCAGCGGTGTGCTGATTGCCCTCGGCCACGCCTTTTTCACCCTGAGTCTGGGTATGGCGATCATGATGGCCTACGGCTCCTACCTGGGGCGTGACGTGTCCATCGCCCGCACCGCGGTGAGCGTGGCGATCATGGATACGGTGGTGGCCCTGCTGGCGGGTCTGGCCATCTTCCCGGTGGTGTTCGCCAATGGCCTGGAGGCCGGCGCCGGTCCCGGCCTGATCTTCCAGACCCTGCCGCTGGCCTTCGGCAACATGCCCATGGGCACCCTGTTCGGCACCCTGTTCTTCGTGCTGCTGCTGTTCGCCGCCTGGACCTCCGGCATTTCGCTGCTGGAGCCGGTGGTGGAATGGGTCGAGGAGAAGACCAGCCTGGCCCGTACCGGCAGCGCCATCCTGGTGGGTCTGCTGTGCTGGCTGCTCGGCATTACCTCGATCCTGTCCCTGAACCTCTGGGCCGATGTGGCGCCGCTGGGCATGTTCGAACGGTTCGAGGGCAAGACCATCTTCGACCTGCTCGACTTCTTCACCGCCAACATCATGCTGCCGCTGTCCGGGCTGCTGACCGCCATCTTCGTGGGCTGGTTCGTGGCCAAGGAGTCGCTGAAGCTGGATCTGGCGCTGGACGGCGGTGCCTTCAGCCTCTGGTACGGTCTGATCCGGTTCGTCACCCCGGTGGCGGTGATCATCGTGTTCGCCTACAACCTGTTCGGCTGA
- a CDS encoding PAS domain-containing methyl-accepting chemotaxis protein yields the protein MRKNLPVTQREVKMHKGGRLITTTDLKGVITYCNDEFVEISGFARDELIGQPHNVIRHPDMPPPVFQGMWAYLKAGKAWMGVVKNRAKNGDHYWVSAYVTPIRENGKVVGFESVRVEPTRDQVTRAEALYGRLSAGKSVQSVTDRLVSVLRSGWPMLLSLALSLVALTFDQTGLAAGLIVLGHVLGAGLLLGSVTGRLNRLLNLRPDAFKDPVVARTYSSENGLFSQLGMVMVSEDARIRTALARIEDQAELLSEQARASHGYISEGAAAISRQRAETDQTASAINEMTASIQEVTESVAANAREAEEANRLAGVGSQRSAEALEAIEQLVSRVNGIGQTIGQLGESTHSIGEATNLISEIAEQTNLLALNAAIEAARAGEQGRGFAVVADEVRSLARRTRESTVRIQEVIDDFGRQVETAVQATRDGEAVAGQGLDKVRGAENSLRDIVTSIQSISDRFISMSAAFEEQSQVSDEINRQVTNIAELADHSDEQADSARKSSDQLSAMSRGLKDLVSRFISKNG from the coding sequence ATGCGCAAGAATCTCCCGGTGACCCAGCGCGAAGTCAAGATGCACAAGGGTGGGCGCCTGATCACCACCACCGACCTCAAGGGCGTGATTACCTACTGCAACGACGAATTTGTCGAGATCAGCGGCTTTGCCCGTGACGAGCTGATCGGCCAGCCCCACAACGTCATTCGACACCCGGACATGCCGCCGCCGGTGTTCCAGGGCATGTGGGCGTACCTCAAGGCCGGCAAGGCCTGGATGGGCGTGGTCAAGAACCGGGCCAAGAACGGTGATCACTACTGGGTCAGCGCCTACGTCACTCCGATCCGGGAGAACGGCAAGGTGGTCGGTTTCGAGTCGGTCCGGGTGGAACCGACCCGGGATCAGGTGACCCGGGCCGAGGCGCTGTACGGCCGGCTGTCCGCCGGTAAATCGGTCCAGAGCGTGACCGACCGGCTGGTGTCGGTGCTGCGCTCCGGCTGGCCGATGCTGCTGTCCCTGGCGCTCAGCCTGGTGGCGCTGACCTTCGATCAGACCGGGTTGGCGGCGGGCCTCATCGTGCTCGGCCATGTCCTGGGCGCCGGGCTGCTGCTGGGCTCGGTCACCGGACGCCTGAACCGACTGCTGAACCTGCGCCCCGATGCCTTCAAGGACCCGGTGGTCGCCCGCACCTACAGCAGTGAAAACGGCCTGTTCTCGCAGCTGGGGATGGTAATGGTGAGTGAGGACGCTCGAATTCGGACCGCATTGGCCCGCATCGAGGATCAGGCCGAGCTGCTGTCCGAGCAGGCCCGCGCGTCCCATGGCTATATCAGCGAGGGCGCGGCGGCCATTTCCCGCCAGCGCGCCGAGACCGATCAGACCGCGTCGGCGATCAATGAAATGACCGCGTCCATCCAGGAGGTCACCGAATCGGTGGCGGCCAATGCCCGCGAGGCCGAGGAGGCCAATCGCCTGGCCGGCGTCGGCAGCCAGCGCAGCGCCGAGGCCCTGGAGGCGATCGAGCAGCTGGTCAGCCGGGTCAACGGCATCGGCCAGACCATCGGCCAGTTGGGTGAGTCGACCCACAGCATTGGCGAGGCCACCAACCTGATCTCCGAAATTGCCGAGCAGACCAATCTGCTGGCCCTGAACGCCGCCATCGAGGCCGCCCGCGCCGGCGAGCAGGGGCGGGGCTTCGCGGTGGTGGCGGACGAGGTGCGTTCCCTGGCCCGGCGTACCCGGGAGTCCACCGTGCGCATCCAGGAGGTGATCGACGATTTCGGTCGTCAGGTCGAGACCGCGGTGCAGGCCACCCGGGATGGCGAAGCCGTCGCCGGCCAGGGCCTGGACAAGGTCCGGGGCGCGGAAAATTCGCTGCGGGACATTGTCACCTCGATCCAGAGCATTTCCGACCGTTTCATCAGCATGTCGGCGGCGTTCGAGGAACAGAGCCAGGTGTCGGATGAGATCAACCGCCAGGTGACCAACATCGCCGAGCTGGCCGATCACAGTGACGAACAGGCCGACTCGGCCCGCAAGAGCAGTGACCAGCTCAGCGCCATGTCCCGTGGCCTGAAAGACCTGGTGTCGCGCTTTATCAGTAAAAACGGCTAG
- a CDS encoding carboxylate/amino acid/amine transporter, producing the protein MGLLVFVTVLWAFSFSLIGEFLAGQVDSDFAVLSRVLLGALVFLPFTRWRGVPSGLKLGILATGMLQFGITYLCLYRSFSYLSVPEVLLFTIFTPLYVTLIDDALFKRFSPVALVAAAVATVGAGIIRYDGLSEDFITGFLLLQVANFTFAAGQVGYKHVMQHYPLTLPAYRTFGYFFFGALIIALPSFLIFGNPDRLPSTSLQWGILAWLGLAASGLGLFLWNRGACYVDAGTLAVMNNALVPAGLLVNLLIWNRDADLLRLAVGGGVIALSLWLNARFHPRARLASPA; encoded by the coding sequence ATGGGTTTACTGGTCTTTGTCACGGTTCTCTGGGCGTTTTCCTTCAGCCTGATCGGCGAGTTTCTGGCCGGCCAGGTCGACAGCGATTTTGCGGTCCTCAGCCGGGTGCTGCTGGGGGCGCTGGTGTTCCTGCCCTTCACCCGCTGGCGTGGGGTGCCGTCCGGCCTGAAGCTGGGCATCCTGGCCACCGGCATGCTGCAGTTTGGCATTACCTACCTGTGCCTGTACCGCTCGTTCAGTTACCTGAGCGTACCGGAAGTGCTGCTGTTCACCATCTTCACCCCGCTTTACGTGACCCTGATCGACGACGCGCTGTTCAAGCGCTTCTCCCCCGTCGCCCTGGTGGCCGCGGCGGTGGCGACGGTGGGTGCCGGCATCATCCGCTACGATGGCCTGAGTGAGGACTTCATCACCGGCTTCCTGCTGCTGCAGGTGGCCAACTTCACCTTTGCCGCCGGCCAGGTGGGCTACAAGCACGTCATGCAGCACTACCCGCTGACCCTGCCGGCCTACCGCACCTTCGGTTACTTCTTCTTCGGGGCCCTGATCATCGCCCTGCCGTCGTTCCTGATCTTCGGCAACCCGGACCGGCTGCCGTCCACCTCCCTGCAGTGGGGCATCCTGGCCTGGCTGGGGCTGGCGGCGTCGGGGCTGGGGCTGTTCCTGTGGAACCGCGGGGCCTGCTACGTCGACGCCGGCACCCTGGCGGTCATGAACAACGCCCTGGTGCCTGCCGGTCTGCTGGTCAACCTGCTGATCTGGAACCGGGATGCGGACCTGCTCCGGCTGGCGGTCGGGGGCGGGGTGATTGCCCTGTCGCTCTGGCTCAACGCCCGTTTCCATCCCCGGGCCCGCCTGGCCAGCCCGGCGTAG
- a CDS encoding MATE family efflux transporter yields the protein MDESHQPLPERRQPLVTRTLAEWRTLAILGGPILIAQIAQMANGVIDTVMAGHASAEDLAAVGIGSSLWMPLFLFFMGLLGALQPIISGYNGARTLDRIMPTTWQGLYLAGAGSVIMIALLTQVHPVLALLNLEPRTAGITQGYLDAFAWGVPAMLLMTALRGLTDGLGHTRVIMAFSVLSTLINLPLNYIFIYGKFGLPAMGGVGCGWATSLSNGIAALALLVYLNRSETYRRFHLLADWAAPKLADLGYILRIGVPIGFTIFVEASMFSVIALFLAPLGPVVVAGHQIALNVVSLLFMLPLSIGMALTLRVSFLMGAGAPDTARLISRSSLLLAAATALVFALLLWLFSEQIAALYTGEAEVRQVTVRLLLFAALFQIADVIQVTCISALRGYKDTRIPMFIMVFSFWGLGLPLGYALTFTDLIWPAMGAAGFWVGLTGGLTSASMLLGWRLFRFAPGPDRQK from the coding sequence ATGGACGAATCACACCAGCCCCTCCCGGAACGCCGCCAGCCCCTGGTCACCCGCACCCTCGCCGAATGGCGAACGCTGGCGATCCTGGGCGGCCCGATCCTGATTGCCCAGATCGCGCAGATGGCCAACGGCGTCATCGACACGGTCATGGCCGGCCACGCCAGCGCCGAGGACCTGGCCGCGGTCGGCATCGGCAGCAGCCTGTGGATGCCCCTGTTCCTGTTTTTCATGGGGCTGCTGGGTGCCTTGCAGCCGATCATTTCCGGCTACAACGGCGCCCGGACCCTGGACCGGATCATGCCCACCACCTGGCAAGGCCTGTACCTGGCCGGCGCCGGTTCGGTGATCATGATTGCCCTGCTGACCCAGGTGCACCCGGTGCTGGCCCTGCTCAACCTGGAGCCGCGCACCGCCGGCATCACCCAGGGCTACCTGGACGCCTTCGCCTGGGGGGTACCGGCCATGCTGCTGATGACCGCCCTGCGCGGACTCACCGACGGCCTGGGCCACACCCGGGTGATCATGGCGTTTTCGGTGCTGAGCACCCTGATCAACCTGCCGCTGAACTACATCTTCATCTACGGCAAATTCGGCCTGCCGGCCATGGGCGGTGTCGGCTGCGGCTGGGCCACCTCACTGTCCAACGGCATCGCCGCCCTGGCGCTGCTGGTGTACCTGAACCGCAGCGAAACCTATCGCCGCTTTCACCTGCTGGCCGACTGGGCGGCACCCAAGCTGGCCGACCTCGGCTACATCCTGCGCATCGGGGTGCCCATCGGTTTTACCATCTTCGTCGAGGCCAGCATGTTCTCGGTGATCGCGCTGTTCCTGGCACCCCTGGGTCCGGTGGTGGTGGCCGGGCACCAGATCGCCCTGAACGTGGTATCGCTGCTGTTCATGCTGCCGCTGAGCATCGGCATGGCGCTGACCCTGCGGGTGAGTTTCCTGATGGGGGCCGGGGCGCCCGACACCGCCCGGCTGATTTCGCGCAGTTCGCTGCTCTTGGCGGCGGCCACGGCCCTGGTGTTTGCCCTGCTGCTGTGGCTGTTCTCCGAGCAGATCGCCGCCCTCTACACCGGCGAGGCCGAAGTCCGCCAGGTCACCGTGCGCCTGCTGCTGTTTGCCGCCCTGTTCCAGATCGCCGACGTGATCCAGGTGACCTGCATCAGCGCCTTGCGGGGCTACAAGGACACCCGGATTCCGATGTTCATCATGGTGTTTTCGTTCTGGGGGCTGGGGCTGCCGTTGGGCTATGCCCTGACCTTTACCGACCTGATCTGGCCGGCCATGGGCGCCGCCGGCTTCTGGGTGGGACTGACCGGTGGGCTTACGTCAGCGAGTATGCTGCTGGGCTGGCGGTTGTTCCGCTTTGCCCCTGGCCCAGATCGGCAAAAATGA